A region of Nostoc sp. 'Peltigera membranacea cyanobiont' N6 DNA encodes the following proteins:
- a CDS encoding 2TM domain-containing protein, producing the protein MTAFEPQSIRSYSQEDVHQILHLAIARQANDKDTEFSYEQILEIASELEISPDSLKLAERDWLVQQGQVQQRKAFDAYRIRRFQKRLGNYAILNGFFILLDLITGGGISWSLYILLFCGLPVGLDVWNTFQVKGEEYEMAFQKWNRKHEIKKTISSVLNKWFKVLQA; encoded by the coding sequence ATGACGGCGTTTGAACCTCAAAGCATCCGCTCTTATAGCCAAGAAGATGTACACCAAATTCTGCACTTAGCGATCGCTCGTCAAGCTAATGACAAAGATACAGAATTTTCTTACGAGCAGATATTAGAAATTGCTTCCGAGTTAGAAATTTCACCTGATTCTTTAAAATTAGCAGAACGCGATTGGCTAGTACAACAAGGTCAAGTTCAACAACGAAAAGCTTTTGACGCTTACCGCATCAGAAGATTTCAGAAACGTTTAGGGAATTACGCAATCCTTAATGGCTTTTTTATACTGCTTGATTTAATTACTGGTGGTGGAATTTCTTGGTCGCTGTACATTTTGCTATTTTGCGGATTACCTGTAGGGTTGGATGTCTGGAATACCTTTCAAGTCAAAGGTGAAGAGTATGAAATGGCATTCCAGAAGTGGAATCGGAAGCATGAGATTAAGAAAACCATTAGCAGCGTTTTGAATAAGTGGTTTAAGGTATTACAGGCTTAG
- the psbA gene encoding photosystem II q(b) protein translates to MTATLQRRESANVWDRFCEWITSTNNRIYIGWFGVVMIPTLLAATACFVVAFIAAPPVDIDGIREPVAGSLIYGNNIISGAVVPSSNAIGLHFYPIWEAASLDEWLYNGGPYQLVVFHFLIGIFCYMGREWELSYRLGMRPWIAIAYSAPVAAATAVFLVYPIGQGSFSDGMPLGISGTFNFMIVFQAEHNILMHPFHQLGVAGVFGGSLFSAMHGSLVTSSLVRETTETESQNYGYKFGQEEETYNIVAAHGYFGRLIFQYASFNNSRSLHFFLAAWPVIGIWFTALGVSTMAFNLNGFNFNQSIIDSEGRVIATWADVINRANLGMEVMHERNAHNFPLDLAAGDLAPVALSAPAING, encoded by the coding sequence ATGACAGCAACCTTACAACGCCGCGAAAGCGCCAACGTATGGGATAGATTCTGTGAGTGGATCACCAGCACCAACAACCGGATTTACATCGGTTGGTTCGGCGTAGTCATGATCCCCACCTTGCTAGCCGCCACAGCTTGCTTCGTAGTCGCCTTCATCGCCGCACCACCAGTAGACATCGATGGTATCCGCGAACCTGTAGCAGGTTCCTTAATCTACGGAAACAACATCATCTCTGGTGCAGTAGTACCTTCCTCCAACGCCATTGGTTTGCACTTCTACCCAATTTGGGAAGCAGCATCTCTAGATGAGTGGCTGTATAACGGGGGCCCTTACCAATTGGTAGTTTTCCACTTCCTGATTGGCATATTCTGCTACATGGGACGTGAATGGGAACTATCCTACCGCTTAGGAATGCGTCCTTGGATTGCGATCGCATATTCGGCTCCAGTAGCAGCAGCAACCGCAGTATTCTTGGTATACCCCATCGGACAAGGTTCCTTCTCTGACGGTATGCCCTTGGGTATCTCAGGAACATTCAACTTCATGATCGTGTTCCAAGCAGAACACAACATCTTGATGCACCCCTTCCACCAACTAGGTGTAGCTGGTGTATTCGGCGGAAGTTTGTTCTCTGCAATGCACGGTTCCTTGGTAACATCTTCCTTGGTTCGTGAAACCACCGAAACCGAGTCACAAAACTACGGTTACAAATTCGGTCAAGAAGAAGAAACCTACAACATCGTTGCAGCCCACGGCTACTTCGGTCGGTTAATCTTCCAATACGCTTCTTTCAACAACAGCCGTTCGCTGCACTTCTTCCTCGCAGCATGGCCTGTAATCGGCATCTGGTTCACCGCCTTGGGTGTAAGCACAATGGCGTTCAACTTGAACGGTTTCAACTTCAACCAATCAATCATTGACTCTGAAGGTCGTGTGATTGCAACTTGGGCTGATGTTATCAACCGCGCTAACCTGGGTATGGAAGTAATGCACGAGCGCAATGCTCACAACTTCCCTCTAGATTTGGCTGCTGGGGATCTTGCTCCTGTTGCTCTTTCCGCTCCTGCTATCAACGGTTAA
- a CDS encoding alpha-2-macroglobulin family protein, which produces MLAMTGCNFFSINSNKEQLPVVSPLTPPKLPDWIEQISPIGDAKPLNQIRIRFKEALIPVESLDNPEQQKILEKFALWPPLPGQFRFLTPRMVGFQAEKALPIATRFQVTLKAGLADLKNHRLDKDLPWTFNTESINLTNLPGVNPIEKGDIEPIDLQQKLQFTSNVELNLPSVQEHLQLIPQGQNKGVGFKVELNKEEKPVKNEEDPLEKFDPSARNWIYNLIPQQNLEKATPYRLVFSPGILPAYGNLPTEKEFASKLATYSPLAFQKINFYGQPDSGGTFGRFIKGSPQLEFNNVLLADSAKESITINPAPKDISRILQINDEDKIVGINPYALEPAKTYTITIGENLKDKFGQTLGKPVTLKYDTGDLAGDIWVPSDLNIFPTDKNLQLNITTGNLPESKYKAAYRVVKPTDLVYFNNSNDLLPQPSDWQSFKVSGKKNQSVDIAVPLREKISAATGMLAYGVQARTNKYQENGKELWREPTTYGLVELTNLGVFTQWFPESGLIRVNHLTDGSPVQAATVEIYQSKLQAKSQPEPVPCTTGKTDENGIFRIVREGLQKCYSGNESSSKSPQLLVIARENQDWAFARTEEYSGVYGYGIDAGWQDSKPESRGVIFSDRQLYQPGEKAWLTGFAGFLQNGTIQQDKNAVYQLTLVNPDGQKTNLGTQTTNEFGTFSLELPIKSTQRLGYHTIQAKGKNGQELSGEFRVAEFKPPNFKVELNLDKEFAYIDDKVDINATSNYLFGAPVEGGEAKYFITRQQANFIPKGWDEFTFGRQWLWPEESPSISSDVLQTNAQLDANGKSSQTVSVANDLPYPMTYQVDVQVADVSNLSVANSKTFTALPSNRLIGLKSNFITDAGKAFPIDVVVTDPTGKAITGQPVRLELQEIKYSSVTELVEGSRTPKNQVEYKTVGQAEITSASSPQSVNLTAPESGSYRIRVNFSDAKSELSATDLQIWATGENPVFWGSREKDVLEVKLDKQEFKPGETATVLIQSPYPDAELYFAVIKDKPLYQQITKVQGSAPQIQFQVTPEMLPNAAIEAILVRQGKPISQVEAGSLDNLVKIGFTPFKVNLEDKYLKLQVKPVQASLEPGAEETVQLELKDNQGNPTKGQFTVMVVNEAVLQLSGYRPPDLVDTVYAEQTISTRFSDNRPDVILQPQDVAKPKGWGYGGGFSTGAANTRTRTDFKALAYYNGSVLTDANGNAQITFKLPDDLTTWRVMAVATDGNLRFGNGDATFITTKPLLTNAILPQFARPGDRILAGLSVTNNTGNTGNLSINGELSGNVKFAEKNPTASSLQTKAESATHAYRFPMLADSVGVAKVRFTTQLNGTTADAFEVPLEIKPIEITEQVVETGVTEKQVKIPLNVDKNTFPDAGGLDIQLASTLIPEIQAPAKQVLEDNDLPFTEPAASQLLIAANLQTIAQKYGQTFVEFNPSQQANKAIEQLQKLQIADGGFAAFPGQEKSDPWVSSYAGESLAKASQVFPNLANSAMLSRLKAYLQKVLANPGEYDFCKQLLCKRQLQLNALIALSDLGDKRNTFLADINEQRNNFDLVTQIKLARYLSQFPEWQNESQQLVNKLQQNIYETGRTAVVSLPSSWGWMSSSTTTQAQALRLFIAKQSKPEVIDKLFQSLLALRRDGTWQTNYNNAQALTALVDYSQLQPTPPNFLATVQLASNKLGENRFEGYKNPSLQIIVPMNLLPRGRNDLTLQKAGNGTLHYLVAYNYRLQGNQPGRFNGLRITRGISQVNEEKVLQKTGIYAFDKPLTLASGQVFDIGLEIIADRSVDHIVIKDPLPAGFEAVDASFQTTTAALQAKADNWELGFRNIYRDRIIAYADHLEPGVYSLHYLVRSVTPGTFSWPGAEVHLQYAPEEFGRTAESTLVVEDKS; this is translated from the coding sequence ATGCTAGCCATGACAGGGTGTAATTTTTTTAGTATCAACTCAAATAAAGAACAACTCCCAGTAGTATCCCCCCTAACCCCACCAAAATTACCAGACTGGATTGAACAAATAAGTCCCATTGGCGATGCCAAACCTCTCAACCAAATCCGCATCCGTTTTAAAGAAGCTTTAATTCCAGTTGAAAGTCTCGACAATCCAGAACAGCAGAAAATATTAGAAAAATTTGCCCTTTGGCCGCCTTTACCCGGTCAATTTCGCTTTTTGACACCGCGCATGGTGGGTTTTCAAGCTGAGAAAGCATTGCCAATAGCCACAAGATTTCAAGTCACTCTCAAAGCAGGTTTAGCCGACTTAAAAAATCATCGGCTAGATAAAGATTTACCCTGGACTTTCAACACCGAATCTATCAACCTAACTAATTTACCCGGTGTAAATCCCATTGAGAAGGGTGATATCGAACCAATTGATTTACAACAAAAGCTACAATTTACTTCCAACGTAGAATTAAACTTACCTTCTGTACAAGAACATTTACAGTTAATTCCTCAAGGACAAAACAAGGGTGTCGGCTTCAAAGTCGAATTAAACAAAGAAGAAAAACCAGTAAAAAATGAAGAAGACCCTTTAGAGAAATTTGACCCTTCAGCCCGCAATTGGATTTATAACCTCATTCCCCAGCAAAATCTCGAAAAAGCAACCCCTTATCGTCTAGTCTTTTCTCCTGGAATACTCCCTGCTTATGGCAATCTCCCTACAGAGAAAGAATTTGCCAGTAAGTTAGCAACTTATTCACCTTTGGCATTCCAGAAAATTAACTTTTACGGACAGCCGGATTCAGGTGGAACTTTTGGACGATTTATTAAAGGCAGTCCTCAGCTAGAATTTAATAACGTTTTACTGGCAGATTCAGCCAAAGAAAGTATTACTATTAATCCAGCACCAAAAGACATTTCAAGAATCCTCCAAATAAATGATGAAGATAAAATTGTCGGCATCAATCCTTATGCACTAGAACCTGCCAAAACTTATACAATTACTATCGGCGAAAATCTCAAAGATAAGTTTGGGCAGACTTTGGGCAAACCTGTAACGCTTAAATATGATACTGGAGATTTAGCCGGGGATATCTGGGTACCATCAGATTTGAATATTTTCCCTACCGATAAAAATTTACAGCTAAATATTACTACAGGAAATCTCCCAGAATCTAAATATAAAGCAGCTTATCGAGTAGTTAAACCAACAGATTTAGTTTATTTTAATAATAGTAATGATTTATTACCTCAACCTTCTGATTGGCAAAGCTTTAAGGTATCGGGTAAGAAAAATCAATCCGTCGATATTGCTGTTCCTCTGCGGGAAAAAATAAGTGCAGCCACAGGAATGTTAGCTTATGGAGTGCAAGCCCGGACTAATAAATATCAGGAAAATGGAAAGGAACTGTGGCGAGAACCTACCACTTATGGCTTAGTTGAATTGACGAATTTGGGCGTATTTACTCAATGGTTCCCTGAGTCAGGCTTAATTCGCGTCAATCATTTGACAGATGGTTCGCCAGTTCAAGCGGCTACTGTGGAAATTTATCAATCAAAATTACAAGCAAAATCTCAACCCGAACCAGTACCTTGTACAACTGGTAAAACTGATGAAAATGGAATTTTTAGAATTGTTCGTGAAGGATTACAGAAATGTTATTCTGGCAATGAAAGTTCTAGTAAATCACCACAATTATTAGTAATTGCCCGTGAAAACCAAGATTGGGCATTCGCTAGAACTGAAGAATATAGCGGCGTTTATGGCTACGGTATTGATGCAGGTTGGCAAGATAGTAAGCCAGAATCACGCGGCGTAATTTTTTCAGACAGACAGTTATATCAACCAGGTGAAAAAGCTTGGTTAACTGGGTTTGCTGGCTTTTTACAAAATGGCACAATTCAGCAAGATAAAAATGCCGTTTACCAATTAACTTTGGTAAATCCTGATGGGCAAAAGACCAACTTAGGTACGCAGACTACAAATGAATTTGGCACGTTTTCTCTGGAATTGCCAATTAAAAGTACTCAGCGCCTAGGCTATCATACAATCCAGGCTAAGGGTAAGAATGGACAAGAACTTTCTGGAGAATTTCGGGTAGCTGAGTTTAAGCCACCAAATTTTAAAGTCGAACTCAACTTAGATAAAGAATTTGCTTACATTGACGATAAAGTTGATATTAATGCCACTAGTAATTATTTATTTGGTGCGCCTGTAGAAGGTGGAGAAGCAAAATACTTTATTACTCGCCAACAGGCTAATTTTATTCCCAAAGGTTGGGACGAATTTACTTTTGGTCGGCAATGGCTATGGCCGGAAGAATCTCCTAGTATATCTAGTGATGTGTTGCAAACTAATGCCCAGCTAGATGCTAATGGTAAAAGTAGTCAAACCGTTAGTGTGGCTAATGATTTGCCATATCCTATGACTTACCAAGTAGATGTGCAAGTTGCAGATGTTTCTAATTTGTCTGTAGCGAATTCCAAAACTTTTACAGCCTTACCAAGTAATCGTCTAATTGGGTTAAAAAGTAATTTTATTACTGATGCGGGTAAGGCTTTCCCTATTGATGTGGTTGTTACCGACCCTACAGGAAAAGCGATAACAGGTCAACCAGTGCGCCTGGAATTACAAGAGATTAAATATAGTAGCGTCACCGAATTAGTTGAAGGTAGCCGAACGCCAAAAAATCAAGTTGAATATAAAACGGTCGGACAAGCAGAAATTACATCTGCTAGCAGTCCACAATCGGTAAATTTGACAGCACCAGAATCTGGTTCATACCGGATTAGAGTTAATTTTAGTGATGCAAAATCAGAATTAAGTGCCACAGATTTACAAATTTGGGCAACTGGAGAAAATCCAGTATTTTGGGGTTCGAGAGAAAAAGATGTCTTAGAGGTTAAGCTAGATAAACAAGAGTTTAAACCTGGTGAAACTGCTACTGTACTAATTCAATCTCCCTATCCAGATGCAGAATTGTACTTTGCTGTGATTAAAGACAAACCCCTTTATCAGCAGATTACCAAAGTTCAGGGAAGCGCACCACAAATTCAGTTTCAAGTTACGCCAGAAATGCTGCCAAATGCAGCCATTGAAGCTATTTTAGTAAGGCAAGGTAAACCCATAAGCCAAGTGGAAGCAGGAAGTTTAGATAACTTGGTGAAGATTGGTTTTACACCTTTTAAAGTGAACTTAGAAGATAAGTATTTAAAACTGCAAGTTAAGCCAGTGCAAGCATCATTAGAACCTGGTGCAGAAGAAACAGTACAACTGGAACTGAAGGATAATCAAGGAAATCCCACCAAAGGACAGTTTACAGTCATGGTGGTAAATGAAGCCGTGTTACAACTTTCTGGTTATCGTCCACCAGATTTGGTGGATACAGTTTATGCAGAACAGACAATATCTACCCGCTTTAGCGATAATCGCCCGGATGTCATATTACAACCACAAGATGTAGCTAAACCTAAAGGTTGGGGTTATGGCGGTGGTTTCTCAACTGGTGCAGCAAATACTCGTACCCGCACTGATTTTAAAGCCTTAGCTTACTACAACGGTTCTGTTCTCACCGATGCAAATGGGAATGCACAGATAACTTTTAAATTGCCGGATGATTTAACTACATGGCGAGTTATGGCTGTGGCCACCGATGGAAATCTGCGTTTCGGGAATGGAGACGCGACGTTTATCACCACCAAGCCACTGCTAACTAATGCCATTTTGCCACAATTTGCCCGTCCAGGCGATCGCATCCTCGCTGGTTTATCTGTAACTAACAACACCGGGAATACAGGAAATCTCTCTATTAATGGCGAACTTAGCGGTAATGTGAAGTTTGCTGAGAAAAATCCCACAGCTAGTTCTTTGCAAACCAAAGCTGAATCGGCAACTCATGCTTATCGCTTTCCCATGCTGGCGGATAGCGTTGGAGTTGCTAAAGTCCGCTTTACCACTCAGCTAAATGGTACAACCGCAGATGCTTTTGAAGTACCTTTGGAAATTAAGCCAATTGAAATTACAGAACAAGTCGTTGAAACTGGTGTCACTGAAAAACAGGTGAAAATTCCTCTGAATGTTGATAAAAATACCTTCCCTGATGCGGGAGGTTTAGATATTCAGTTGGCGAGTACTTTGATACCGGAGATTCAAGCCCCAGCAAAGCAGGTTTTAGAAGATAATGATTTGCCGTTTACAGAACCGGCGGCAAGTCAGTTACTAATTGCTGCTAATCTGCAAACTATCGCTCAAAAATATGGTCAAACATTTGTAGAATTTAATCCTAGCCAACAGGCAAATAAAGCTATTGAACAATTACAAAAACTTCAAATAGCCGATGGTGGTTTTGCTGCTTTCCCCGGACAAGAAAAATCCGACCCTTGGGTTTCTTCTTATGCGGGTGAATCTTTGGCTAAAGCCAGTCAGGTATTCCCTAATTTAGCCAATTCTGCAATGCTGTCTCGCCTGAAAGCTTATTTGCAAAAAGTTCTAGCGAATCCTGGAGAATATGACTTTTGTAAACAACTACTCTGTAAAAGGCAACTGCAACTTAACGCTTTAATCGCCCTATCAGATTTAGGAGATAAACGCAATACTTTCCTCGCAGATATTAATGAACAGCGTAATAATTTTGATTTAGTAACTCAAATTAAACTAGCACGATACTTATCTCAATTCCCAGAATGGCAAAATGAATCTCAACAATTAGTAAACAAGCTGCAACAGAATATCTATGAAACTGGCCGCACAGCAGTTGTAAGTTTACCCAGCAGTTGGGGATGGATGAGTTCATCTACAACAACGCAAGCGCAAGCTTTACGTTTATTTATTGCCAAGCAGAGTAAACCCGAAGTTATAGATAAGTTATTCCAAAGTCTTCTCGCACTGCGACGGGATGGTACATGGCAAACTAACTATAACAATGCCCAAGCATTAACAGCTTTGGTAGATTATAGTCAACTGCAACCCACACCACCTAACTTTCTTGCCACTGTACAATTAGCCAGTAATAAGTTAGGAGAAAATCGCTTTGAAGGTTACAAAAATCCTAGCTTACAAATAATTGTGCCGATGAATCTATTACCTCGTGGTCGTAATGATTTAACGCTGCAAAAAGCAGGTAATGGTACCTTACACTATCTGGTTGCTTATAATTATCGCTTGCAAGGAAATCAACCAGGCAGATTTAACGGGTTACGCATAACGCGAGGAATTAGTCAAGTAAATGAAGAGAAAGTTTTACAAAAAACAGGAATTTACGCTTTCGATAAACCCTTGACTTTAGCCTCTGGACAGGTGTTTGATATTGGTTTAGAAATCATCGCCGATCGCAGCGTGGATCATATAGTAATTAAAGATCCGCTACCAGCCGGTTTTGAGGCGGTGGATGCAAGTTTTCAAACTACCACGGCTGCATTACAAGCAAAAGCCGATAACTGGGAACTTGGCTTTAGGAATATCTACCGCGATCGCATTATCGCCTACGCTGACCACCTGGAACCAGGAGTTTATAGCCTGCATTACTTAGTCCGTTCTGTTACCCCTGGAACATTTTCTTGGCCTGGTGCAGAAGTTCACCTGCAATATGCACCAGAAGAATTTGGGCGCACAGCTGAGTCTACATTGGTGGTTGAGGATAAGTCGTGA
- a CDS encoding ROK family protein codes for MVEGNGSIRTLSVDIGGSGVKAMVLDITGTPVTERARLDTPQPATPEVVINAIVVLAAAQGEFHRVSVGFPGVVRCGVTETAVNLHPDWIGFDLETALLKHLNKPVRVINDADMQGLGAIAGKGVELVITLGTGFGSALFVDGKLVPNMEMGHHPFRKGETFEQQLGRAELEKIGDKRWNRRLEKAIASLQHLFNYDYLYIGGGEAVRVNFQLPLNVKLIPNITGLLGGIALWRDEKR; via the coding sequence ATGGTTGAAGGAAATGGATCGATTCGTACCCTATCGGTTGATATTGGTGGTAGTGGCGTTAAAGCTATGGTTTTAGATATTACGGGGACTCCTGTAACAGAAAGAGCGCGTTTAGATACACCTCAACCTGCTACACCGGAGGTTGTAATTAATGCAATTGTTGTCTTAGCTGCGGCTCAAGGTGAATTTCATCGCGTTTCGGTCGGTTTTCCTGGTGTGGTGCGGTGTGGAGTCACAGAAACGGCGGTAAACTTACATCCAGATTGGATTGGATTTGATTTGGAAACAGCATTATTAAAACATTTAAATAAACCTGTACGGGTGATTAATGATGCAGACATGCAGGGGTTGGGTGCGATCGCAGGTAAAGGCGTAGAACTGGTGATTACTCTGGGTACAGGGTTTGGTTCGGCTTTATTTGTAGACGGAAAGCTAGTACCAAATATGGAAATGGGGCATCATCCGTTTCGCAAAGGAGAGACTTTTGAGCAGCAGTTAGGGCGTGCAGAGTTAGAAAAAATTGGTGATAAAAGATGGAATAGGCGTTTAGAAAAGGCGATCGCATCCTTGCAACATCTGTTCAATTATGATTACCTTTACATTGGCGGCGGTGAAGCTGTGAGAGTAAATTTCCAGTTACCGTTAAATGTGAAACTCATCCCCAATATCACCGGTTTATTAGGCGGTATTGCTTTGTGGCGAGATGAAAAAAGGTAA
- the pbpC gene encoding penicillin-binding protein 1C: protein MKLILRSLFQFKLSIKVVLSVLVICLIIRLLPYFAPVRAADIAQNQLAMQFSDRNGLPLGTLLTRDQEHTSVVPLNQVSPQFTHAILAAEDGSFYHHGALDMKAVIRASKEAMHAKRIVSGASTITMQLARMLDPVPRSFSGKLSEIWLSWRLVAGMNKDEILSAYINRLPMGGNIYGVEAAAQTYFSIPASELNLAQASLLAAIPNNPTYFNPYEHWERLKQRQKYVLNRMVQEGYISGAMPTAASYAARTSAEKVVFQSRPRGIIAAPHFLFWLANQIPPTPLENQGWGDKSVIRTTINRPLQQFVEAQLQQVISSLAANNVHDAAALVIDNHTGEVLAYVGSPDYFNEAKLGRNDGVQALRQPGSTLKPFVYELALEKGLIRPNTILADVPARYAIPGARLYSPTDYTEKFLGPVRVRIALANSLNVPAVRVLEKVGVETFLERLHQLGFEHLNQSPEHYGLGLTLGSGEVSLWELARAYLTIARLGDATPIVSTFSDSPIQNPSCAKGTLNVRCKIQNSTTIWQLITNILSDNHARATAFGVDSVLNLPFPVAVKTGTSSNFRDTWTVGFTTDYTVATWVGNFNGEPMRQVSGVTGAAPLWNRIMLHLHEHQEPAAFPSPEGLVQLPICAISGLRPTPDCTSVVQEYFYPEDKIAYEGDNQFNLPPEYNEWLAKQQQSSFVSSNFRILSPHHGDLFLLYPGEEAKQKLEFKLAGNKSVPVEWWLNGEKLDINSANSLFWNLRSGKWTLEARSGEMTDKVSFQVELASIKPTRRGFSLSNSQVKGNRP, encoded by the coding sequence ATGAAACTAATTTTACGATCGCTATTCCAATTTAAGCTCAGTATCAAAGTTGTCCTGTCTGTGCTGGTAATCTGCCTAATTATCCGCTTACTACCTTATTTTGCGCCCGTTCGGGCCGCAGATATTGCCCAAAATCAACTGGCAATGCAATTTAGCGATCGCAATGGTTTACCATTAGGAACATTGCTCACCCGTGACCAAGAACATACATCAGTAGTCCCACTAAATCAGGTTTCGCCCCAGTTCACCCATGCCATTTTAGCCGCCGAAGATGGTAGCTTTTACCATCATGGGGCGTTGGATATGAAAGCTGTTATCCGCGCCAGCAAAGAAGCAATGCACGCCAAAAGAATTGTTTCCGGTGCTTCCACTATTACTATGCAGTTGGCGCGGATGCTAGATCCTGTGCCCCGCAGTTTCTCTGGTAAACTGAGTGAAATTTGGCTATCTTGGCGGTTAGTAGCAGGGATGAATAAAGATGAAATTCTCTCTGCATATATTAACCGCCTACCAATGGGCGGGAATATATATGGTGTGGAAGCAGCCGCGCAGACTTATTTTTCTATCCCAGCGAGTGAGTTAAATCTTGCCCAAGCTAGTTTGTTGGCGGCTATCCCTAATAATCCCACATATTTTAACCCTTATGAGCATTGGGAAAGGTTAAAGCAGCGACAAAAATACGTCCTTAATCGTATGGTACAGGAAGGGTATATCAGTGGTGCGATGCCTACGGCGGCAAGCTACGCAGCCCGAACATCCGCCGAAAAAGTTGTGTTTCAGTCTCGCCCACGGGGAATTATCGCCGCACCACACTTTCTATTTTGGTTAGCCAATCAAATCCCCCCAACCCCCCTTGAAAACCAGGGCTGGGGGGATAAATCTGTTATTCGCACAACTATAAATCGCCCCTTACAGCAGTTTGTCGAAGCACAGTTACAGCAGGTAATTTCTTCTCTCGCCGCTAACAATGTCCACGATGCGGCTGCGTTGGTAATTGACAATCATACTGGTGAAGTTTTGGCTTATGTTGGTTCGCCTGATTACTTTAACGAAGCCAAATTAGGACGCAATGATGGAGTGCAGGCGCTACGTCAACCAGGTTCTACCCTCAAACCTTTTGTGTATGAATTAGCTTTAGAAAAAGGCTTAATTCGCCCAAATACAATTTTGGCAGATGTCCCCGCCCGTTATGCAATTCCCGGTGCGAGACTTTACAGCCCAACAGATTACACCGAAAAGTTTCTTGGCCCTGTGCGGGTGCGAATAGCTTTAGCAAATTCGTTGAATGTACCCGCAGTGAGGGTGTTAGAGAAAGTAGGTGTGGAAACCTTCTTAGAACGACTGCATCAACTCGGATTTGAACACCTCAATCAAAGCCCAGAACATTATGGTTTGGGTTTAACCTTGGGTAGTGGCGAAGTCAGTTTATGGGAATTAGCCCGTGCCTACCTGACCATAGCACGACTTGGAGATGCTACCCCAATAGTCAGCACATTTTCCGATTCTCCAATTCAAAATCCAAGTTGCGCTAAAGGCACACTAAATGTACGATGTAAAATTCAAAATTCAACGACGATATGGCAATTAATTACTAACATTCTCAGTGATAATCATGCTCGTGCAACAGCCTTTGGCGTAGACTCTGTGTTAAATTTACCCTTTCCTGTTGCTGTTAAAACTGGCACTTCTTCCAATTTTCGGGATACTTGGACAGTTGGCTTCACTACTGATTACACCGTTGCTACTTGGGTAGGCAATTTCAACGGCGAACCGATGCGACAAGTTTCAGGTGTGACAGGGGCTGCACCTTTGTGGAATCGGATTATGTTACACCTGCACGAACATCAAGAACCAGCAGCTTTTCCATCTCCAGAAGGTTTAGTGCAATTACCTATTTGTGCAATTTCGGGATTACGACCAACACCAGATTGTACCTCAGTGGTGCAGGAATATTTCTATCCTGAAGATAAAATTGCCTACGAAGGTGACAATCAATTTAATTTACCACCAGAGTATAATGAGTGGTTGGCCAAACAACAGCAATCAAGTTTTGTTTCTAGCAATTTCAGAATTTTATCTCCCCATCATGGCGATTTATTCTTACTATATCCAGGTGAAGAAGCCAAGCAAAAACTCGAATTTAAGCTAGCGGGAAATAAATCTGTGCCTGTTGAATGGTGGCTAAATGGCGAAAAGTTAGATATAAACTCAGCTAATTCTTTATTTTGGAATTTGCGTTCGGGTAAGTGGACTTTGGAAGCAAGAAGCGGGGAAATGACCGACAAGGTAAGTTTTCAGGTGGAATTAGCTAGTATTAAACCTACGCGTCGAGGTTTTTCTCTTAGTAATTCTCAGGTAAAGGGAAATCGCCCATAA